One Candidatus Poribacteria bacterium genomic window carries:
- the dnaK gene encoding molecular chaperone DnaK yields MSKVIGIDLGTTNSCVAVLESGDAKVIENAEGNRTTPSVVGFTKEGERPVGQVAKRQAITNPQNTIFSIKRFMGRKFNEIGDDASRVPYELKADKDGDVAVNIDGKDYSSPEISAMVLRKMKETAEAYLGEDVTKAVITVPAYFNDSQRQATADAGKIAGLEVERIINEPTAASLAYGLQTEGDKKIAVYDLGGGTFDISILEIGDGVFEVKSTNGDTHLGGDDFDQVVIDWMAQEFLSSQGIDLRNDEMALQRLKEAAETAKCELSSTLQTDINLPFITVDASGPKHLNLTLTRAKLEQITDDLVQRSLEPCRQALADAEMPPSEIDEVILVGGQTRMPKVQEAVEQLFGREPHKGVNPDEVVAIGAAIQGGVLAGDEEVKDILLLDVTPLSLGVETLGGMFTRLIDRNTTIPTKKSNIFTTPENNQTSVDVHVLQGEREQAVYNKTIGRFRLSELPPAPRGVPQIDVTFDIDANGILNVSAKDTATGKEQKITITASSGLSEAEIEQMMKDAEAHAEEDKQKREEVETRNRADSMVYETEKNLGEFGDKVDDASKEKVNAAVARVKQALEADNHAEIQSSTDELTQVWHEVSAQMYQQTAGADPGAAPGDPSAADEATPDAADSDDVVDAEYEVVDEDKEKDKS; encoded by the coding sequence ATGAGCAAGGTCATTGGAATTGATTTAGGCACAACAAATTCATGCGTGGCTGTTTTAGAGAGCGGCGATGCGAAAGTGATCGAAAACGCGGAGGGTAATCGAACGACGCCCTCGGTTGTCGGCTTTACCAAAGAAGGCGAGCGTCCCGTTGGACAAGTTGCTAAAAGACAAGCCATCACGAACCCACAAAATACAATCTTTTCGATTAAAAGGTTCATGGGACGCAAATTTAACGAGATCGGCGACGATGCTTCGCGTGTGCCTTATGAATTAAAAGCCGATAAAGATGGTGATGTCGCCGTGAATATTGATGGTAAAGATTACTCGTCCCCGGAAATCTCCGCGATGGTTTTGCGGAAAATGAAGGAGACCGCCGAGGCGTACCTCGGAGAGGATGTCACAAAAGCGGTTATCACCGTGCCTGCCTACTTTAACGATTCCCAACGTCAGGCGACAGCAGACGCAGGCAAGATCGCAGGGTTAGAAGTCGAGCGGATTATCAATGAACCGACCGCCGCATCGCTCGCCTATGGATTGCAAACCGAAGGCGACAAGAAGATTGCCGTCTATGACCTCGGCGGCGGTACATTTGACATCTCTATTCTGGAAATCGGTGATGGTGTTTTCGAGGTAAAAAGCACGAACGGCGATACACACCTCGGTGGAGATGACTTCGACCAAGTGGTGATTGACTGGATGGCGCAAGAATTCCTCAGTAGCCAAGGGATTGATCTCCGCAACGACGAGATGGCTTTGCAACGCTTGAAAGAAGCAGCGGAAACCGCAAAATGTGAACTCTCCAGCACTTTACAGACCGACATAAATTTGCCGTTTATCACCGTTGATGCCAGTGGTCCGAAGCACCTTAACTTGACGCTTACCCGCGCAAAACTCGAACAGATTACAGATGATCTCGTCCAACGGTCACTTGAACCGTGCCGACAGGCACTCGCGGATGCTGAGATGCCGCCCTCTGAAATTGACGAAGTGATCCTTGTCGGTGGACAGACACGGATGCCTAAAGTGCAGGAAGCCGTGGAGCAACTCTTCGGCAGAGAACCGCACAAAGGGGTCAATCCGGATGAAGTCGTCGCCATCGGTGCAGCAATCCAGGGCGGTGTCCTCGCAGGTGATGAAGAGGTCAAAGACATTCTGTTGTTGGATGTCACACCACTCTCACTTGGAGTTGAGACACTTGGTGGAATGTTCACGCGGTTGATTGATAGGAACACAACGATTCCTACAAAGAAATCGAATATCTTCACAACGCCTGAGAACAACCAGACCTCGGTTGATGTGCATGTCCTTCAAGGCGAACGTGAACAGGCGGTTTACAACAAAACCATCGGGCGTTTCCGTTTAAGTGAGCTCCCCCCCGCGCCGAGAGGTGTACCGCAGATTGATGTGACGTTTGATATTGACGCGAACGGTATTCTCAATGTGTCTGCAAAAGATACCGCGACCGGTAAAGAGCAGAAGATTACCATTACCGCTTCCTCTGGACTCAGCGAGGCAGAGATCGAACAGATGATGAAAGATGCCGAAGCACACGCCGAGGAAGATAAGCAGAAACGCGAAGAAGTTGAGACGCGCAACCGGGCGGATTCCATGGTTTACGAGACTGAGAAGAACTTGGGTGAATTTGGCGACAAGGTAGACGATGCTTCCAAGGAGAAAGTGAACGCTGCCGTTGCGCGTGTCAAGCAGGCGTTAGAGGCAGACAACCACGCCGAGATCCAGTCTTCAACGGATGAATTAACGCAGGTCTGGCATGAAGTCTCTGCGCAGATGTACCAGCAGACAGCCGGTGCGGATCCGGGTGCTGCTCCGGGAGATCCATCCGCTGCTGATGAAGCAACACCGGATGCCGCAGATAGCGATGATGTCGTTGACGCTGAATACGAAGTTGTTGACGAGGACAAGGAGAAAGATAAAAGTTAG
- a CDS encoding LamG domain-containing protein, protein MRQLLICLCAVYLVGNFQSVSTAAELEGLVVYFAFEEGAGKTVADLSGNKQDGKLEGDTSWSDGKIGKAVNFGGKDGVVRVEHSDAFEFTDGITIAAWIKPTLKAGPGTWQLIAAKGPDVQEFFEVLLHPDGFIWMGWKLTGGRNVPAQSPRDVVKDKWQHVAVSFQSGKWWTIYLDGEVLIDYPKTGDKLVPIDAPLFLGTEEPPALNRYYNGIIDDFALFNRGLSQDEIKEIQGGIQEILAVDPEAKLPTTWGHLKQRYRVRSQSN, encoded by the coding sequence ATGCGTCAATTATTAATTTGCTTGTGTGCTGTGTATCTGGTAGGGAATTTTCAAAGTGTTAGCACAGCCGCAGAACTGGAAGGCTTAGTCGTCTATTTTGCTTTTGAGGAGGGTGCGGGTAAGACTGTCGCCGATCTTTCTGGTAACAAACAGGATGGGAAATTAGAGGGAGATACATCATGGAGCGATGGTAAAATCGGGAAAGCGGTTAATTTCGGTGGTAAGGATGGGGTTGTTCGGGTTGAACACTCTGATGCATTTGAATTTACCGACGGAATTACAATTGCTGCTTGGATTAAACCCACTTTGAAAGCGGGACCCGGTACATGGCAACTTATCGCTGCAAAGGGACCAGATGTACAGGAATTTTTTGAGGTGCTGCTCCATCCGGACGGTTTTATATGGATGGGATGGAAGTTGACCGGTGGACGTAATGTGCCAGCACAAAGCCCTCGTGATGTCGTCAAAGACAAATGGCAGCACGTTGCTGTCTCATTTCAGAGTGGAAAGTGGTGGACCATCTATCTTGATGGTGAGGTACTGATAGATTATCCTAAGACTGGCGATAAACTGGTGCCGATTGATGCCCCGCTTTTTCTCGGCACTGAGGAACCACCGGCTCTCAATCGCTACTACAACGGTATTATTGATGACTTCGCACTCTTTAACCGGGGACTCTCACAGGATGAGATTAAAGAAATTCAGGGCGGTATCCAAGAGATTTTGGCGGTTGACCCCGAGGCAAAATTGCCGACGACATGGGGACATCTCAAACAGAGATATAGGGTGCGTAGTCAGTCAAATTGA
- a CDS encoding phytanoyl-CoA dioxygenase family protein, with product MADMKGKLAKLQQEGFVLIEGALSPEETEHIRQRVNYAREKGWEEGLNAVGNMWFDSLLDREPDTYAPLVGHPSVRPYLEGLMGKQCQLRSLRAHINPGPYLQEWHMDFYGYWQEQRYVEEHPFAMAPVGINTTYYFQDNAPGEGHLKFIKGGHLSEPPHLYPLDRPKFEEWCEAQEHVILYPKAGDCVVFINHIPHQGAKERDDMERSNVVCHYQVTPMYEGVWHVSRPRGYQGTFPFA from the coding sequence ATGGCAGACATGAAAGGTAAACTCGCGAAACTCCAGCAAGAAGGTTTCGTTTTAATAGAGGGTGCATTATCACCGGAAGAGACGGAACATATCCGTCAGCGCGTTAACTACGCACGAGAAAAGGGGTGGGAGGAAGGCTTAAACGCTGTCGGAAACATGTGGTTTGATTCCTTGCTCGATCGAGAACCGGATACATACGCGCCGCTCGTCGGGCATCCGAGCGTCCGTCCCTATCTTGAAGGCTTAATGGGCAAACAGTGTCAGCTCCGAAGCCTGCGAGCGCATATCAATCCGGGGCCGTATCTCCAAGAGTGGCACATGGATTTTTACGGCTACTGGCAGGAGCAACGGTATGTCGAGGAACACCCATTTGCGATGGCACCTGTCGGGATTAACACGACGTACTATTTTCAAGATAACGCCCCCGGTGAAGGGCATCTTAAGTTTATCAAAGGTGGACATTTGTCAGAACCGCCGCACCTCTATCCGTTAGATCGCCCTAAATTTGAAGAATGGTGTGAAGCGCAAGAACATGTTATTCTATATCCAAAAGCAGGCGATTGTGTGGTATTTATCAATCACATTCCCCATCAAGGTGCAAAAGAACGGGACGATATGGAGCGGAGTAATGTCGTCTGCCATTATCAGGTAACCCCGATGTATGAAGGCGTTTGGCACGTCTCTCGACCGCGTGGGTATCAAGGGACGTTTCCATTTGCTTAG
- a CDS encoding type II toxin-antitoxin system RelE/ParE family toxin has product MRSVQPRELQFYCTPNGHEPFAEWFNAIRDTRTRTRIQRRLVRLEAGNFGDCHVIGNGVFELRFHFGAGYRIYFSKPDNIRVLVLCGGDKSTQSRDIERAKNYWLEYKETRS; this is encoded by the coding sequence ATGCGTAGCGTACAACCAAGAGAATTGCAATTTTACTGCACACCAAACGGTCATGAACCTTTTGCTGAGTGGTTTAACGCAATCCGAGACACACGGACGCGAACCAGAATTCAAAGGAGGCTTGTGAGGCTTGAGGCTGGTAATTTTGGTGACTGTCATGTTATTGGGAACGGAGTGTTTGAACTGCGGTTTCATTTTGGCGCGGGCTATCGCATCTATTTCAGTAAGCCCGATAATATACGCGTCCTTGTGCTCTGCGGAGGAGATAAGTCAACACAGTCACGGGATATTGAACGCGCAAAAAACTATTGGCTTGAATACAAGGAGACACGATCATGA
- a CDS encoding ThuA domain-containing protein gives MTQPIQVTVWNEFRHEKTNDFIRGIYPKGIHAAIADGLDDSGGFKVQSATLDEPEHGLTDAVLSSTDVLIWWGHAAHGAVEDAIADKVRARVLEGMGLIVLHSAHYSKPFTRLMGTSCSLKWREAGEKERLWVIEHGHPIVEGLGEYFELEHAEMYGEPFDIPEPDTLVFVSWFPGGEVFRSGCCYYRGRGKIFYFRPGHETYPIYYDENVRHVIANASRWAAPGNAPTPVFGNAKPLEPLE, from the coding sequence ATGACGCAACCAATTCAGGTTACAGTCTGGAATGAATTTAGGCACGAAAAAACGAACGATTTTATTCGCGGTATCTACCCAAAAGGTATCCACGCCGCAATTGCTGATGGTTTGGACGACTCCGGTGGCTTTAAAGTTCAAAGCGCAACTTTAGATGAACCCGAACACGGCTTAACCGATGCTGTACTCTCAAGCACAGATGTCTTAATCTGGTGGGGACACGCCGCACACGGCGCAGTTGAGGACGCTATTGCTGACAAAGTTCGCGCCCGCGTCTTGGAGGGTATGGGGCTTATCGTGCTCCACTCTGCCCACTATTCTAAACCCTTTACCCGTTTGATGGGCACGTCTTGTAGCCTCAAATGGCGTGAAGCCGGTGAAAAGGAACGCCTCTGGGTCATTGAACACGGACACCCAATTGTCGAGGGTTTAGGCGAATACTTTGAACTTGAACACGCCGAGATGTATGGCGAACCGTTTGATATTCCTGAGCCGGATACGCTTGTTTTTGTGAGCTGGTTCCCCGGTGGTGAAGTCTTCCGAAGTGGATGCTGTTATTATCGCGGGAGAGGCAAAATCTTCTATTTCCGTCCCGGTCACGAGACGTACCCGATCTATTATGATGAGAACGTTCGACACGTGATTGCAAACGCCTCTCGATGGGCAGCACCGGGCAACGCACCGACCCCAGTTTTTGGGAATGCTAAGCCGTTAGAACCGTTGGAATAA
- a CDS encoding helix-turn-helix domain-containing protein, with amino-acid sequence MRKLRTLHEFLMEQFAADSEEAVSYLDVALEEYQEDGDILFFLLGLQHVIEARGGVSEVAKKIGIAPQVLSDVLSSEKAPRLDTLNTILQGLGCRLSIQPLKDTNASTDKDYSVAPRESADPHLEVTTERGDLR; translated from the coding sequence ATGAGAAAATTGAGAACCCTGCACGAGTTCCTAATGGAACAATTTGCGGCTGACTCGGAAGAAGCGGTCAGCTATCTCGACGTGGCACTTGAGGAATACCAAGAGGATGGCGACATTCTATTTTTTCTGCTGGGACTCCAGCATGTCATTGAAGCACGAGGTGGGGTTTCCGAGGTCGCTAAGAAAATCGGCATCGCGCCACAAGTCCTCTCGGACGTGCTCTCAAGCGAAAAGGCACCGCGCCTGGATACGCTCAATACGATTCTTCAGGGACTTGGATGTCGGTTGTCTATTCAACCGCTAAAGGATACGAATGCCAGTACAGACAAGGATTACTCGGTTGCACCAAGAGAAAGCGCAGATCCGCATCTTGAAGTTACTACCGAGCGCGGTGATTTGCGTTAA
- a CDS encoding Nramp family divalent metal transporter has product MQTEETPKNTEHVDIPPVAGPFAEPWSLKKIIGLAAVFGPAAIVASVSIGAGETIVVVRAGAWAEYNLLWLVLLSCVVKGVFVTYLLGRYTAVSGEYIGNRLAKLPGPRGWLLIAIVIFEMVGAPLAWVPIAKPCGALLHFLFKDTLSSGISQLVWENLITSCFITLALLFGLRISFERLEKQQLIICAILVVGTIIGTLMVRPDFGKALVGSLRFGHLPEFPEWAPKDAVENPLLTMATAFGYVGGSVMGYVVYANWVSMHRWGMTSHNNIEAIRQRAANSDKIDYLPEHPEQISQLRKILAPLRWDIGMGAIVLFIVTGAFMISGAAVLYGMESTFEGWSLLTDQASVWKNIHASLVWVYYICIIVALWGTLQALPEIYARVMQEFFQAIWPHREWGYGTLRKWVCLYIFLTTMVLIWLNIPFDILTQIAGFILANFSIALMMLAALYLNAKLPAGYRTRPFMFIGALISAAVLVTFAGISGWGLFVKLFAGN; this is encoded by the coding sequence ATGCAGACAGAAGAGACCCCAAAAAATACTGAACACGTTGACATCCCACCCGTCGCCGGTCCATTTGCTGAACCGTGGTCGCTTAAGAAAATTATTGGGCTTGCTGCTGTGTTTGGACCTGCTGCAATCGTGGCTTCAGTAAGCATCGGTGCTGGCGAAACGATCGTTGTTGTCCGGGCAGGCGCGTGGGCTGAATATAATTTGCTCTGGCTTGTACTACTCAGCTGCGTCGTGAAAGGTGTTTTTGTCACTTATCTGCTGGGGCGATATACCGCTGTTAGTGGTGAATATATCGGGAATCGACTCGCCAAGCTGCCGGGACCGCGTGGATGGCTTCTGATTGCAATTGTCATCTTTGAAATGGTAGGCGCGCCTTTAGCATGGGTGCCGATCGCCAAACCTTGCGGTGCGCTGCTCCATTTTCTATTTAAAGACACGCTATCTTCAGGTATCTCGCAACTCGTTTGGGAAAATCTAATCACGTCTTGTTTTATCACCCTCGCGCTCCTTTTCGGCTTACGTATCTCCTTTGAAAGATTGGAAAAGCAGCAGCTCATTATCTGTGCTATCCTCGTTGTCGGCACAATTATCGGCACATTGATGGTGCGTCCCGACTTTGGCAAAGCACTGGTTGGGAGCCTCCGTTTTGGGCACCTACCTGAGTTTCCTGAATGGGCACCGAAGGATGCCGTCGAGAATCCGTTGTTGACAATGGCGACAGCGTTCGGTTACGTCGGCGGTTCTGTCATGGGATACGTCGTCTATGCCAATTGGGTGAGTATGCATCGCTGGGGCATGACATCCCATAATAACATTGAAGCCATCCGTCAGCGTGCCGCAAATAGTGATAAAATTGACTATCTCCCTGAACACCCTGAGCAGATCAGCCAACTCCGAAAAATCCTTGCTCCCCTAAGATGGGATATCGGTATGGGGGCAATCGTGCTGTTCATTGTGACAGGCGCGTTTATGATCTCAGGGGCTGCCGTCCTATATGGAATGGAAAGCACCTTTGAAGGCTGGAGTCTGCTCACCGATCAAGCAAGCGTCTGGAAGAATATCCACGCGTCACTCGTGTGGGTCTATTACATCTGTATTATCGTTGCGCTGTGGGGAACACTACAAGCACTCCCTGAAATCTATGCCCGCGTGATGCAAGAGTTCTTTCAGGCGATCTGGCCTCACCGCGAATGGGGTTACGGGACGCTTCGCAAATGGGTTTGTCTCTATATTTTCCTTACAACGATGGTGCTGATCTGGTTGAATATCCCGTTTGACATCTTAACGCAGATCGCTGGTTTTATTTTGGCGAATTTTTCAATCGCATTGATGATGCTTGCGGCACTATATCTGAACGCCAAACTCCCGGCTGGGTATCGGACGCGTCCGTTCATGTTCATTGGTGCTTTAATTTCTGCAGCAGTGCTTGTCACCTTTGCGGGGATTAGCGGTTGGGGGTTGTTCGTTAAGCTTTTCGCTGGCAATTAA